In a genomic window of Thermosynechococcus sp. CL-1:
- a CDS encoding SufE family protein, translated as MPSACQPLPASLDRIVQRFQQISDPKRRYEYLLSFAKRLPPFPEEQKVAANRVPGCVSQVYVTASLEQGKVIFQGDSDAQVTKGLVGLLVEGLSGLTPAEILQLKPDFIQQTGLNVSLTPSRANGFYNIFRTMKALAYHLAETSCHT; from the coding sequence ATGCCCTCTGCCTGCCAGCCTTTACCGGCTTCCCTCGATCGCATTGTTCAGCGGTTCCAACAGATCTCAGATCCAAAGCGGCGCTATGAATACTTGCTGAGCTTTGCAAAGCGCCTGCCGCCATTTCCTGAGGAGCAGAAGGTCGCCGCCAACCGCGTGCCCGGCTGTGTCTCCCAAGTGTACGTGACGGCTTCTTTAGAGCAGGGCAAGGTGATTTTTCAGGGGGATTCTGACGCTCAGGTAACGAAGGGATTGGTGGGGCTATTGGTTGAAGGGTTGAGTGGGTTGACACCTGCAGAAATCCTGCAGTTAAAACCTGACTTTATTCAGCAAACCGGACTAAATGTCAGCTTAACCCCCTCGCGAGCCAATGGCTTTTACAACATTTTTCGAACGATGAAAGCCCTAGCGTATCACTTGGCCGAGACTTCGTGTCACACTTAA
- the metE gene encoding 5-methyltetrahydropteroyltriglutamate--homocysteine S-methyltransferase, whose protein sequence is MTIQTATLGYPRIGKNRELKKALEAFWNGKSNQENLLQTVQDIELANWQTQLQAGIDRIGVGDTSFYDPVLDWSVRLGLIPQRYQAFTGLEQYFAMARGREGIPALEMTKWFDTNYHYLVPEMSQPLQAADFSDFLGIIGRAQKVLGDRAVPMVLGPLTLLRLSRLQMNLEEALSCLVERYLILLAELKNLGVVEVQIHEPALVFGDTNNFRELYESTFDALCQVGLPIYLVTYFDDLGAAYPWVVTLPVAGISLDFTRGQNLALLQQFSFPRDKQLGVGIVDARNIWKICPELVVSTLAAIQGITTNIRLHPSASLQFVPYDAAREVKLPEPLRRVLSFAEQKLDEVVLLAQTLQESPKALAQHPQLAEIEAQWQAFKEFRPVNPAVQQRLRNLTVNDLKRAMPYEQRRQLQPTLPLFPTTTIGSFPQTPEVRQLRVKLKRGEITLAEYQAAIDAEIAKCIRLQEEIGLDVLVHGEFERTDMVEFFGQKLTGFAFTEHGWVQSYGSRCVRPPIIYGDVARTEPMTVREFKVAQSLTQKIVKGMLTGPVTMINWSFTRTDIPRSEQAMQIALALRDEVADLEAAGAKIIQIDEPALREGLPLKPERWQEYLAWAVDAFRLAAGVAKPETQIHTHMCYSEFGDIIQHIERLDADVLSIENSRSNNETLFEITDAGYQKQVGNGVYDVHSPAVPTVEQMVQQLETAIAHLPSDQIWVNPDCGLKTRRWEEVIPSLKNMVAAAQQLRGARLTN, encoded by the coding sequence ATGACCATTCAGACTGCAACGCTAGGCTACCCCCGTATTGGTAAAAATCGCGAGCTGAAAAAGGCATTGGAAGCCTTTTGGAATGGTAAATCCAATCAAGAAAATTTACTACAAACGGTTCAAGATATTGAATTGGCAAATTGGCAAACGCAACTGCAGGCTGGCATTGATCGCATTGGCGTTGGCGATACCAGTTTTTACGATCCCGTTCTCGACTGGAGTGTCCGCCTCGGCCTCATCCCACAGCGGTATCAAGCCTTTACAGGGTTGGAGCAATACTTTGCAATGGCTCGCGGTCGAGAGGGAATTCCAGCCCTTGAGATGACCAAATGGTTTGACACCAACTATCACTACTTGGTTCCCGAAATGAGTCAGCCTCTTCAGGCAGCAGACTTTAGTGATTTTCTGGGGATCATCGGTCGCGCCCAAAAGGTCTTGGGCGATCGCGCCGTTCCCATGGTGCTAGGGCCTTTAACCCTGCTACGGCTGAGTCGGCTGCAGATGAATCTAGAGGAAGCGTTGTCTTGCCTAGTGGAGCGCTATCTTATCCTGTTGGCTGAATTGAAGAACCTAGGGGTGGTTGAGGTACAAATCCACGAACCTGCCTTGGTTTTTGGGGACACCAACAACTTCAGGGAATTGTATGAATCAACATTTGATGCGCTTTGTCAAGTTGGTTTGCCGATTTACCTAGTGACCTACTTTGATGATCTCGGCGCTGCCTATCCTTGGGTGGTGACGTTGCCCGTAGCCGGCATTAGTCTAGATTTTACCCGTGGGCAGAACTTGGCATTATTGCAGCAGTTTAGTTTCCCAAGGGATAAACAGCTGGGGGTGGGTATTGTGGATGCCCGAAACATTTGGAAAATTTGCCCAGAACTTGTTGTGTCAACCTTAGCAGCGATTCAGGGTATCACAACCAATATCCGGTTGCACCCCTCAGCCTCTTTACAATTTGTCCCCTACGATGCAGCACGAGAAGTGAAGTTACCAGAGCCATTGCGGCGGGTGTTGAGTTTTGCCGAACAAAAGTTGGATGAGGTGGTGCTATTGGCCCAGACGCTGCAGGAGAGTCCCAAAGCCCTTGCCCAGCACCCCCAATTAGCAGAGATTGAAGCCCAGTGGCAGGCCTTTAAGGAATTTAGGCCTGTGAATCCAGCGGTACAACAGCGGCTGCGCAATTTAACCGTCAACGATCTGAAACGGGCTATGCCCTATGAACAACGCCGCCAACTGCAGCCCACCTTACCGCTCTTTCCGACAACTACCATTGGTTCTTTTCCGCAAACCCCAGAAGTGCGGCAATTGCGGGTGAAGCTCAAGCGCGGAGAAATCACCCTTGCGGAGTACCAAGCAGCAATTGATGCTGAAATTGCCAAATGCATTCGATTGCAGGAAGAAATTGGCTTGGATGTATTGGTGCATGGCGAATTTGAACGCACCGACATGGTGGAATTCTTTGGCCAGAAGCTCACTGGTTTTGCCTTTACCGAACACGGCTGGGTGCAAAGCTATGGCAGTCGCTGTGTGCGTCCACCCATTATTTATGGGGATGTAGCGCGAACCGAGCCAATGACGGTGCGAGAGTTTAAGGTGGCGCAATCGTTGACACAAAAAATCGTCAAGGGTATGCTGACGGGCCCTGTGACCATGATTAACTGGTCCTTTACCCGCACTGATATTCCGCGTAGCGAACAGGCGATGCAGATTGCCCTGGCTCTACGGGATGAAGTGGCCGATTTAGAAGCTGCTGGGGCAAAGATTATCCAGATTGATGAACCCGCTTTACGGGAAGGATTACCCCTGAAGCCGGAACGTTGGCAGGAGTACTTGGCTTGGGCCGTCGATGCGTTTCGGTTGGCGGCTGGTGTGGCTAAGCCAGAAACCCAAATTCATACCCACATGTGCTATTCGGAGTTTGGCGACATTATTCAACATATCGAGCGCCTAGATGCAGATGTGTTGTCCATTGAAAATAGCCGCAGTAACAATGAAACGCTGTTTGAAATTACTGATGCCGGCTATCAAAAGCAGGTGGGCAATGGTGTTTATGATGTTCATAGTCCGGCAGTTCCCACTGTTGAGCAGATGGTTCAGCAGCTGGAGACTGCGATCGCCCATCTACCCAGTGACCAGATTTGGGTTAACCCAGACTGCGGTCTGAAAACCCGTCGCTGGGAGGAGGTGATTCCCTCTCTGAAAAACATGGTGGCAGCCGCCCAGCAATTGCGAGGGGCTCGTCTTACCAACTGA